The stretch of DNA GTGTGCGTTAAGGTCGACCGGGAAGAGAGACCCGATGTGGATCGAGTTTACATGGAGGCCGTTCAAATGATCAATCAGCATGGGGGTTGGCCTTTAAATGCCTTTTGCCTCCCGGACGGGCGGCCATTTTATGGCGGCACTTATTTCCCTCCACAGGACCGTGGTCAGGGAATGATACCTTGGCCGCAACTGCTGATGAGGATCTCAGACTATTTTCAGTCGAGGCGTGAAGAACTGGAAGAGAATGCAGGTAATATCGTCGCTAACCTCAAACACCAGTCGACGGTAACAACGGAAGAGGCTTCGAATTGGGAAGTTCGCGACTTGCTCGGTGCAGTTCGCAAGATTATCGGCACCGCGGATTTAGAAGAAGGAGGCTTTGGAGAGGCTCCCAAATTCCCACCGTCGATGGTTCTCCAGTTTCTTCTTGCGATGAGGCAGACCAGAGCTTGCGGAAACGAGAATCCAAAGATGGCAGATCGGATAGACAAGGTGGTTTCGTTGACCCTGGAGAAAATGGCCAGAGGGGGTTTATTTGATCAGATTGGCGGTGGTTTCTGCCGGTATTGCGTAGACGATGACTGGACGATCCCACATTTCGAGAAGATGCTCTACGACAACGCATTGTTGATCGAGACTTTCTCAATGGGCTGGTCCCGCTACCGAAATCCATTGTTTGAAAGGGTCGTTGCGGATACGGTTGAGTGGCTGGAGCGGGAAATGCGAACCACCTCAGGTCTCTTTGCGGCATCGATTGACGCGGATTCTCCTGAGGGCGAGGGTAGATTCTACTGTTGGACCCCAGAGCAACTCAGGGTATATCTCGATGAGGAGACGGCAGAGCGTTTTTCAAAGGCATACCGCATTACCAAGGCGGGCAATTTTGAGGATGGTCTGTCCTACCCCCAGTTTGATGGCACGGTTGAGGATCGCGATGAACTCTTGGAGGCGCGATCGATCCTCTACGAAAAGCGCTTGGAGCGTCCTGCTCCAGTTTGCGACAAGAAAGTGCTCGTTTTTTGGAATGCATTGATGGCCCGAGCCTTGATCCATGCAGGATCAATCTTTAACCGGAAAGAGTGGGTCAGCCGAGGTGGTGAAGTTTTGAGTATCCTGCTTCAGGAGGCGTTCCAAGGGGAGCACCTGCTTGCTCGGATTGACGAAGATGCGCCAGAGGCGTTTTTGGATGATTATGCAACGCTTGCCCATGCCTGTTTGGTTGCTTCTGGTCGAGAGGACCTACTTCCAACTCAGGATACCAAGCGTTTTCGTGAGGCGGCTGTTGCGCTCGGTTCC from Verrucomicrobiota bacterium encodes:
- a CDS encoding thioredoxin domain-containing protein, translated to MANQLAKETSLYLRQHAENPVDWMPWGKEAFAKASAEDKPMLVSIGYSSCHWCHVMAHESFEDDYIARIMNKHFVCVKVDREERPDVDRVYMEAVQMINQHGGWPLNAFCLPDGRPFYGGTYFPPQDRGQGMIPWPQLLMRISDYFQSRREELEENAGNIVANLKHQSTVTTEEASNWEVRDLLGAVRKIIGTADLEEGGFGEAPKFPPSMVLQFLLAMRQTRACGNENPKMADRIDKVVSLTLEKMARGGLFDQIGGGFCRYCVDDDWTIPHFEKMLYDNALLIETFSMGWSRYRNPLFERVVADTVEWLEREMRTTSGLFAASIDADSPEGEGRFYCWTPEQLRVYLDEETAERFSKAYRITKAGNFEDGLSYPQFDGTVEDRDELLEARSILYEKRLERPAPVCDKKVLVFWNALMARALIHAGSIFNRKEWVSRGGEVLSILLQEAFQGEHLLARIDEDAPEAFLDDYATLAHACLVASGREDLLPTQDTKRFREAAVALGSTVLSRFQNEGGSGFYFTGVDADTPVLRQIEWYDNATPSGNSTMVHVLVGLSTLVEDVKWQRALDSFRPSYASLVDRVANGVAFGLTAWTQEASGLLVLKASTTKALQEFSNEVSKRIWRPYWTIIDPDVPKGHWRLCVGTTCLPDFKSSKEAAETATLSVPLEE